DNA sequence from the Paenibacillus azoreducens genome:
ACGGGAGGCACCGGCATTTACCCGGCCACGCCGCAGGCCTGCATCCGGATAGCAAAGCATTTTGGGTTTGCGTTAAAAGGGAAGCGGGTGGTTTTGGTAGGACGCGGCGAAACGGTAGGCAGACCGTTGATGCAGCTGCTGCTGCGCGAAAACGCGACGGTAACCGTTTGCCATTCCCACACGCAAAATTTGGCCGACCACATTGCAGAGGCCGATATTCTGATGGCCGCGGCGGGCCATGCCGGACTGATCACCGCGGATATGCTGCATCCGGAGCTTGTTGTCATTGACGCAGGCATTAATGAGACGGCTTCAGGAATTACGGGCGATGTTGTACCCGAAGCGGCAGAGACCGCCAAAGCGGTTACGCCGGTACCGGGCGGCGTAGGAACGCTGACGACCGTCATGCTGTTCGAGAATTTGATGCAGGCGGTCCGTCTGCAGCAGTCGTCCGTGCCGGCGCAGGCTGCAGCATCCGAAACTCAAGTCTTCGATCAACCGATCCGGCAGTTTTTGCAATCGTCAGCTTCAAGCTCGCCAACGCCCGGCGGAGGAAGCATCGCCGCTTTAGCGGCAGCGCTTGGAGCTTCTATGGGTTCCATGGTGGCGAATATCACAAGCGGGCCTAAATTCGAACATGTGCGGGAGAAAATGGCGGACATCGTGAAACTTATGCAGTCGGCCATGGTGGAAGCCGAATCCTTCCTGAAGAAGGACATGGAATCTTTTAGCGGGTATATGGCTGCTTTGGGGCTGCCGAAAGGCACGGAGGAAGAAAAACAGGCACGCGCCGCCGCCTTGCAGCAGGCTGCAGTTCAGGCAGCTTCCGTACCGCTAAGCCTCATGAAGCGGAGTCTCGAGATCATGACCGAGCTTGCGGAGATTACTGCACAAGCCAATAAAAACGTCATTTCTGATCTTGGCATTGCGCTCATCATGTTGGACGCGGCCGTTCAATCGGCGTGGATTACGGTCGAGATCAACCTTGGCAGCATTAAAGATGCCAGCTTGAGAAGCTCGTTCGAGGAAACGGGAGCAGAGCTCGCGAGCCGTTCGAATGGATTAAAACTGCAGGTGCTGGAGCAAATCAAGAACAATCTGGGGTGATTGGTGATGAACAAGCACTGGGAACAGGCCGTTCGAGTGGAAAATGAATAAGTACGTCTTGAAAACAACCGGCGGCAAGCCGGTTGTTTTCATTTTACTAAGCAGGATTTATGGCCAGGCAAAGCGTAATATATTGGCATAACACATGCAGAATATGGAGGGGATGAAAATGTTCGCGGTTAATGTAGAGGGAGCGGTCGTGAAGGGCGGCAAGTGGCTGGTGATTGAACGCGGAGCAGAGGAAGAGCATGCTGGCGGCACTTTGGCTTTTGTTGGCGGAACGGTGGAACAGGAAGGGTTTTCCCAGGATATTCTGGAGCGGACTGTAAAGAGAGAAATTTTTGAGGAAGTTGGCATCGAAATCAAGGAAAAGCTGCATTTTGTCTACAGCTCGTCTTTTCTGACCGCAGAAGGCATTCCCGTCATCAATGTTGTGTTTCTTTGCGAATACGCTCAGGGTACGCCCTATAGAAAAAGCGAGGATGAAGTCGAAGCCGTGTACTGGATGACGACGGAAGAAATCGCCGGTCACCCGCAATCGCCGCCATGGACGATCGAAAGCGCAAGGCGGGCGGATCAGATGCTGAAACAACTTCAAGCAGGGCAATTATAGAGTAAAGGACTGTAGACCATATGAACTTCAAACAAGAGCATACCCGGACCTGGATGCCTTCTCCGGTTTTGCATGAGCAAAGCGCAGAATATTACTGGAAGGGTACCGGCAAACTTTCCGTGAAAACCTTCAGGGGCGGCAGCGCTTTATACCAAGCTGGGAACGGGCATTATTCCGTCGGGGATAACAGGTATCTGCTGCTTAACCAGGGGCAGGAGTACAGCATTGCCATTGAGTCCGATCAGCCTGTCGAGTCGTTTTGCGTGTTTTTTCCGCATGGGATGCCGGAAGAGGTTTGGCGGAGTTGCGTGCGGCGGGAGGAAGAG
Encoded proteins:
- a CDS encoding NUDIX hydrolase, with the translated sequence MFAVNVEGAVVKGGKWLVIERGAEEEHAGGTLAFVGGTVEQEGFSQDILERTVKREIFEEVGIEIKEKLHFVYSSSFLTAEGIPVINVVFLCEYAQGTPYRKSEDEVEAVYWMTTEEIAGHPQSPPWTIESARRADQMLKQLQAGQL